The following are from one region of the Oscarella lobularis chromosome 3, ooOscLobu1.1, whole genome shotgun sequence genome:
- the LOC136185176 gene encoding structural maintenance of chromosomes protein 3-like — protein sequence MHIKQVVIEGFRSYRNRTVVHPLHEKNNVFVGRNGTGKSNFFSAIAFVLSDEYSRLTEEQRHLLLNDGSGERQILSAYVEITFENEDGRLPVEGRRRDVSDVVIKREISPGKDMYYVNGKHRPQIQIKNLLEAAGFSRNNPYYIVKQGKVAQLATASDAFRLRLLLDVAGAKTFDERMRESTTILEKDALHKQKAVGLVNELKDHLATLEDEKSELEAYQKLDKTKRSLEYGILEKESRLAQDKLQRYQEATVADELNTLADGLQEIRGQIEAMERKEKEERNRVQYYEDHIKSLKDQLRQAIERRSECQYLISDLRTKCEEEESARARRSNERKSVEEKIKETTATMEKRLEPQFTKLKREEAELRERLSACEQEQAALLAKEGHRERFSSQRERDAWIRQELMKLRKMSDNLATQALELREDIQAKEKELAKKRKAKEECKASVTSVMSDFSAESKRRFEMKRDCDRLEAEKRRLWDEVKQKEHEFEQASRYLTELEEKHKSLMPKAVAQGLSSLNKILADHPNDGVYGPLIDFISASPAYFTPIDVAAGNKLFHVVVDKLDTALNIVNIMAENSRAYPGELTFLPLETVNPSAANFPNDPKATPLVEHVKTTDDAFAGVLRQIFGHVLLCQSIDDAIRLSRSSKSDRFTCVTVEGDLVRPKGPISGGYVQKERSRMKSVSLIADARKRQIVVQEDLAAAKEEFNRVDVEIRQKKATIAQFQTTLESYRATYERTKTKPVQLENEIKSLEKMLEDTTEMLLNTERKVNRNRESIRLLEEEKRSNFLGGLSPAERRRMDELVSDVQKLRQEVQRVMRERSRIEAERTELSQLLERNLEKRKQDLDMSLDDGQMDYDDWENNVRELEEEMQSKHDEEQTIGSLINAMEKKREEAEKETEAKQLALDDLKEVEDERVKRLNEERRKAEKRTARLLALQEKIRECSQKINALGSLPTEAYTSYQNVDLGTLQRDFQRCSAELKQTSGVNMRALDQYNKVVEELAARERDLEEANQELERIQTLMESLANEKDEKIEFTFKQVASHFEETFQKLTGGHGQLCLHQKDPTELSSTPTISGISTPSQRYADFLEGVGIQVSFSGRGADLREMQQLSGGQKTVVALAFIFSVQKCDPGPFYLFDEIDAFLDPHYRSAVADVIRTISDEAQFITSTFHPEMIEVADKVFGVYSRNKVSSISEWDKEGALEFVSSEAQ from the exons ATGCATATCAAACAG GTCGTTATCGAAGGCTTTCGGAGCTACAGAAACCGTACCGTCGTTCATCCACTTCACGAAAAGAACAACGTGTTTG TCGGAAGAAATGGGACAGGAAAGAGCAACTTCTTTTCAG CCATCGCATTCGTACTGAGCGACGAATATTCGAGACTAACAGAAGAACAACGTCATCTCCTTCTAAAC GACGGTTCTGGTGAAAGGCAAATACTTAGTGCTTACGTCGAAATTAcatttgaaaacgaagacggtcGACTTCCG GTCGAAGGCCGCAGGCGAGACGtttccgacgtcgtcataaAGCGGGAAATTTCCCCGGGAAAAGACATGTACTACGTGAACGGAAAACATCGGCC GCAAATTCAAATTAAGAATCTCCTGGAAGCAGCCGGATTCTCGCGAAATAATCCGTATTATATTGTGAAACAGGGAAAA GTTGCTCAACTTGCTACTGCAAGTGacgcgtttcgtcttcgtcttcttctcgacgttgCTGGAGCGAaaacgttcgacgaacgcATGCGCGAGAGCACGACTATATTGGAAAAAGACG CTCTCCATAAGCAAAAAGCCGTAGGATTGGTCAACGAATTAAAAGATCACTTGGCGACTTTGGAGGACGAAAAATCGGAATTGGAAGCATATCAAAAATTGGATAAAACTAAGCG GTCTCTTGAATACGGTATATTGGAAAAGGAATCCAGACTGGCTCAAGACAAATTACAAAGa TATCAGGAAGCCACCGTTGCCGATGAATTGAATACTTTGGCGGACGGCCTTCAGGAGATACGAGGCCAAATTGAA gcgatggaaaggaaagagaaagaggaacgCAATCGGGTTCAATACTACGAGGATCATATCAAGAGCTTGAAAGATCAGCTTCGGCAAGCGATTGAACGCCGATCCGAGTGCCAGTATCTCATTTCGGATTTGAGGACGAAGtgcgaggaagaggagagtGCGAGA GCGAGGCGTTCGAACGAGAGAAAATctgttgaagagaaaattaaagAAACGACTGCGACGATGGAGAAGAGATTGGAACCCCAGTTCACTAAACTGAAGCGCGAGGAAGCCGAATTGAGAGAAAG ATTGAGTGCCTGTGAACAAGAGCAAGCGGCGCTGCTAGCCAAAGAAGGCCACAGGGAACGCTTTTCCAgtcaaagagaaagggaCGCGTGGATCAGACAG GAACTTATGAAATTGCGAAAGATGAGCGATAACTTGGCGACTCAAGCGTTGGAATTGCGAGAGGACATACaagcgaaagagaaggaattggcgaaaaagagaaaagctaAAGAG GAATGCAAGGCGAGCGTCACGTCCGTAATGTCCGACTTCTCCGCCGAAAGCAAACGAAGATTCGAGATGAAACGAGACTGCGACAGACTGGAAGCGGAGAAAAG GAGACTGTGGGACGAAGTGAAACAGAAAGAGCACGAATTCGAACAAGCGAGTCGCTATCTAACCGAACTCGAAGAAAAGCACAAAAGTCTCATGCCAAAG GCGGTAGCACAGGGACTCAGTTCTTTGAATAAGATTCTCGCCGATCACCCAAACGACGGCGTCTACGGTCCTCTCATCGATTTCATCAGCGCGTCGCCGGCGTATTTTACTCCCATCGACGTCGCAGCTGGAAACAA actgtttcacgtcgtcgtcgataagTTGGACACGGCGTTGAACATCGTTAACATCATGGCGGAGAACTCGCGCGCTTATCCCGGCGAGCTCACCTTTCTTCCGCTCGAAACGGTCAACCCGAGCGCGGCCAATTTTCCGAACGATCCAAAG GCCACTCCGCTTGTTGAACACGTGAagacgaccgacgacgctttcgccGGCGTTCTGCGTCAGATCTTCGGGCACGTGCTGCTCTGTCAGagcatcgacgacgcgattcgcTTGAGCAGATCGAGCAAATCGGATCGTTTCACTTGCGTCACTGTGGAAG gtgATCTTGTGAGGCCTAAGGGGCCTATATCGGGAGGCTATGTGCAAAAGGAAAGGTCTCGTATGAAGAGCGTCAGTCTCATTGCCGACGCGCGAAAGAGACAGATCGTCGTTCAGGAAGACTTGGCTGCTGCGAAGGAGGAATTCAATC GCGTCGACGTGGAGATTCGACAGAAAAAGGCGACAATCGCTCAGTTTCAAACTACATTGGAAAGTTACAG GGCTACGTACGagcgaacgaagacgaaaccCGTGCAGCTGGAAAACGAGATAAAATCCTTGGAAAAAATGTTGGAGGACACG ACTGAAATGCTTCTCAATACGGAAAGAAAAGTGAATAGGAATCGCGAGAGCATCAGGcttttagaagaagaaaagagaagcaaTTTCCTTGGCGGACTCTCGCCTGCCGAGAGGAGAAGA ATGGACGAGTTGGTATCCGACGTGCAGAAACTTCGACAGGAAGTGCAGAGAGTCATGAGGGAACGAAGCAGA ATCGAAGCCGAAAGGACGGAGCTTTCGCAACTATTAGAGCGCAATcttgagaagagaaaacaagaTTTGGATATG TCACTTGATGATGGTCAAATGGACTACGACGACTGGGAAAACAATGTGAGAGAgctcgaagaagaaatgcagAGCAAACACGACGAAGAGCAGACCATTGGCAGTCTCATCAACG CCATGGAAAAGAAGCGGGAAGAAGCCGAAAAGGAAACGGAAGCAAAACAACTGGCTCTGGACGATTTGAAG GaagtcgaagacgagcgcGTGAAGCGTCTCAACGAGGAACGGAGAAAGGCGGAGAAGAGAACAGCGCGACTACTCGCGCTCCAAGAAAAG ATTCGCGAATGCTCTCAGAAGATCAACGCTCTCGGCTCTTTGCCGACGGAGGCCTATACGAGCTATCAGAACGTCGACTTGGGCACG CTACAAAGAGACTTTCAGAGGTGCAGTGCTGAACTGAAGCAGACGAGCGGCGTCAATATGCGCGCTTTGGACCAGTACAATAAGGTCGTCGAAGAGTTGGCCGCACGCGAGCGGGATCTAGAAGAAGCCAATCAGGAACTGGAGAGGATACAGACGCTCATGGAATCGCTGGcgaacgaaaaagacgagaaaatcgaattcaCGTTCAAACAG GTTGCAAGCCATTTTGAAGAAACGTTTCAAAAGTTGACCGGCGGTCACGGGCAACTCTGCTTGCATCAGAAAGACCCAACG gAGCTTAGCTCTACGCCGACTATATCTGGTATAAGTACTCCATCTCAGCGATACGCGGACTTCCTCGAAGGCGTAGGAATTCAG GTGTCGTTTAGTGGCCGGGGTGCCGACTTGCGCGAGATGCAGCAGCTGTCTGGAGGTCAAAAGACGGTTGTCGCACTCGCATTTATTTTCTCCGTGCAAAAATGCGATCCCGGTCCTTTTTAtctcttcgacgaaatcgacgctttCTTGGATCCCCACTATCGCAGCGCAGTTGCAG ACGTGATAAGGACGATCTCTGACGAAGCCCAGTTCATTACGTCGACCTTTCATCCCGAAATGATTGAAGTCGCTGACAAAGTGTTTGGAGTGTATTCGCGTAACAAAGTAAGTTCCATTTCGGAGTGGGATAAAGAAGGGGCCTTGGAGTTCGTTTCGTCGGAAGCTCAGTGA